A portion of the Pirellulales bacterium genome contains these proteins:
- a CDS encoding HlyD family efflux transporter periplasmic adaptor subunit has product MAKFFSLLLACCLVLGIALWTQFPTVGQNPFGSPTPAERNANETNAPLSAPLSPLQNPLDTAPARLDANTPTTPEIAPQSGSGTPSGVAISPYSSATDLAPAPEFSPRRARREARSLSDPNRIQNCLIKAIDGQDIQVPAQEAGLLVKLDVIEGSEITAAGVLGNLDDMQPRLQKKAAAAEAKAALEKSKSTIDERYAKKAAAVAKAEWDKAIQANIQAPNSVSEVEVLRLKLTYERALLEAERAVEERTLASLTAEAKNVEVEAAQEAMNRRQIISPISGTVVEIGPHRGEWLKPGDIILRVVNLEKLKIEGYVNIDHFAREQLLNRDIEVEIMLTKGQKVRVPAHIIFVSPVIEAGGEYRVKAELLNQRNTQSGEWLLSPGLIADMILPPA; this is encoded by the coding sequence ATGGCGAAGTTTTTTTCCTTATTACTGGCTTGTTGCCTGGTCTTGGGAATTGCGCTCTGGACGCAGTTTCCCACCGTGGGTCAAAATCCCTTTGGCTCTCCGACCCCGGCGGAAAGGAATGCCAACGAGACTAACGCCCCTCTCTCCGCGCCGCTGTCTCCTTTGCAAAATCCATTAGACACGGCGCCAGCGCGGTTGGATGCCAATACCCCCACAACGCCGGAAATTGCCCCGCAATCGGGCAGCGGCACGCCATCTGGCGTAGCGATTTCACCTTATAGCTCCGCCACCGACCTGGCCCCCGCCCCGGAATTTTCCCCACGGCGCGCCCGTCGCGAGGCCCGCTCGCTCAGCGATCCCAACCGCATTCAAAATTGCCTGATTAAGGCGATTGATGGCCAGGATATTCAAGTCCCCGCCCAAGAAGCCGGTTTGTTGGTCAAGCTGGATGTGATTGAGGGGAGCGAGATAACCGCGGCGGGAGTATTGGGCAATTTGGACGATATGCAACCCCGGCTGCAAAAGAAGGCAGCCGCCGCCGAGGCCAAGGCCGCCTTGGAAAAATCCAAATCAACCATTGATGAACGTTACGCTAAGAAAGCCGCCGCTGTCGCCAAAGCCGAATGGGACAAGGCCATCCAGGCCAATATCCAGGCTCCAAATTCCGTCTCCGAAGTCGAAGTCTTGCGGCTCAAGCTGACGTATGAGCGGGCGTTATTAGAGGCGGAACGGGCCGTCGAGGAACGGACGCTGGCCAGCCTGACCGCCGAAGCCAAAAATGTCGAGGTGGAAGCCGCCCAAGAGGCCATGAACCGCCGCCAAATCATTAGTCCGATCTCTGGCACGGTGGTGGAAATTGGCCCTCATCGGGGAGAATGGCTGAAACCGGGCGATATTATCCTGCGGGTAGTGAACCTGGAAAAACTGAAGATCGAAGGGTATGTCAATATCGACCACTTTGCCCGCGAGCAATTGCTCAACCGCGATATCGAAGTGGAAATTATGCTGACCAAGGGCCAAAAGGTGCGTGTTCCCGCGCATATCATCTTTGTCAGTCCGGTGATCGAGGCGGGGGGGGAATACCGCGTCAAGGCCGAGTTGCTCAACCAGCGTAACACCCAATCGGGCGAGTGGCTGCTCTCACCCGGTTTGATCGCGGATATGATTTTACCCCCGGCGTGA
- a CDS encoding PLP-dependent transferase, with product MSTFANGEDSTRPHSPPIWLSSVYQCATPDQANELLAGTTAGYVYSRDGHPNSTRLANLCNKLHAAPRGVVTNSGMSALALALISQCRAGEHVLLSDQLYGCTAKLYINEASRWGLLCTVVNSLDPAAVAAAWTPSTRLLLVETITNPLLRVNDLPVLAELCHQRGGLLLVDNTLAGPLNCRPLDWGADLVVESLTKLMNGHSDVLLGYLGGTAAVWDRVPSALSTWGWTAPPFECWLAERGLATLRLRWQAATRNAHAVAAALENDNRIARVHFPGLGNHADAAIVQKLFTRAGMAHPHDPTTSLIPTGTLVAFDLRGGWDLASRFITAVAGGIPFCPSLGELQTTLSHPASTSHRGLSPAERARLGITDGTIRLSVGTEEPEWILEQLRGALGQLGG from the coding sequence ATGTCCACCTTTGCCAATGGAGAGGATTCCACCCGGCCCCATAGTCCGCCAATTTGGCTTTCCAGCGTTTACCAATGCGCGACGCCGGATCAGGCCAATGAATTGCTAGCGGGGACGACCGCGGGTTATGTCTATTCGCGGGACGGCCACCCCAACTCCACTCGGCTGGCCAACCTATGTAACAAACTGCACGCCGCCCCCCGGGGGGTCGTAACCAATAGCGGCATGAGTGCGCTGGCGTTGGCTTTGATCAGCCAGTGCCGCGCGGGAGAACATGTTTTGCTTAGCGATCAGTTGTATGGCTGCACGGCAAAGCTGTATATCAACGAAGCCTCCCGCTGGGGTCTCTTGTGCACCGTGGTCAATTCCCTTGATCCCGCCGCGGTCGCGGCTGCCTGGACCCCGAGCACACGGCTGCTGCTGGTTGAAACAATCACTAATCCACTGTTACGCGTCAACGATTTGCCAGTGCTAGCGGAACTGTGCCACCAGCGGGGGGGGCTGTTGCTGGTGGATAATACCCTGGCGGGACCGCTCAACTGCCGTCCCCTGGATTGGGGGGCGGACTTGGTGGTGGAAAGCCTGACCAAATTGATGAATGGCCATAGCGATGTGCTCTTAGGTTATTTAGGCGGAACGGCGGCCGTATGGGACCGTGTTCCCAGCGCCCTATCCACTTGGGGTTGGACCGCGCCCCCATTTGAATGCTGGCTGGCGGAACGGGGCTTGGCAACGCTGCGCCTACGTTGGCAAGCAGCGACCCGCAACGCCCACGCGGTGGCCGCCGCGTTGGAAAATGATAACCGGATCGCGCGGGTACACTTTCCCGGGTTGGGGAATCATGCCGATGCGGCAATAGTGCAAAAGCTTTTTACGCGGGCCGGTATGGCCCATCCCCACGATCCGACGACTTCGCTGATTCCCACGGGGACGCTGGTGGCATTTGATTTGCGCGGGGGCTGGGATCTTGCCAGCCGGTTTATCACCGCGGTGGCGGGGGGGATCCCGTTTTGTCCCTCTCTGGGCGAATTGCAAACCACGCTGAGCCACCCGGCCTCCACCAGTCATCGTGGATTATCCCCCGCCGAACGTGCGCGCCTGGGGATCACCGATGGCACCATCCGCCTCTCGGTGGGGACCGAAGAGCCGGAATGGATTCTGGAGCAATTGCGCGGAGCGCTGGGGCAATTAGGGGGATAG
- a CDS encoding organic solvent tolerance protein OstA translates to MHIVANINGSLLAAAVTTWLWCLVGPWQPVLAEIHFAPAEQLETPITISARQGQHWREGAYEVWSLGGDCQITQGGNRVTGNELVLWIENVGTPTQPHWRMMAYAEGQVTLIRGPATGTAQPTLQPSDQQTTAAWLGRFSSWHEPRIQTQLVSDSSQRNRVDQPPGPQQGNDNPAASSPKVASSGGSAGQLPRPAIYERAWNYWALPATGTGSNQPIFPAPPGPQTGPILQPAAEDAVTADPATEQAIQRTQFAEFNPDPRQFPVTGPVATSAGPRRVQFFPRSAVPLQIDFQQSPGGVENILTINSGVQVRIDGVAGTNPALGNLGTIDLSADRVVVWYQGNLAEAGDGLTQAGDAPLEIYLEGDIVFREGDRVIYAQAMYYNVRLRNGVILNAELLTPVRNYAGLVRLRTNVLRQLDESRFAAEGASLTTSRLAMPTYEFRAGELTIVDNQVPLLDPRTGQPAINALTGEQLVDHQQQVTSTNNVVLAGGVPVFYWPRLVTDLENPTYFVEDVNIGNDQVFGTYGTVTFNAYQIFGISRPPEGTDWEFDLGYMSERGFNAGTRFTYSQDFLFGQEAPVFGLFDAFYVDDSGLDTLGTDRVGLIPEEDQRYRLLGKHRQLLDNGWQVTAELGLISDRNFLEQYFEREWDDQKDQITGIELKRTFDNQSLALAVDYNPNDFFLRTSQLPRLDYFALGQSLWEDRLTTYGHVTGGYTQQRRATTPTAPQDAATFSPLPYEADTNGERFAWRQALEYPLAVGDIKVVPFILGEAAHWGEDLSGNDLQRVYGQAGVRTTLPFWALYPEVESELFNVHGLAHKVNFDMEYSYTDSSQNVEELPLYDEIDDDNVQHFRRRLAFQDFGGPAPVPARFDERFYGVRRGLQDNVTGPIEIVDDLSVARLGLRQRWQTKRGPPANRRIIDYVILDTHFELFPDDDQNFGETAGLLDYDFRWHVGDRVTLMSSGAADFFGDGQRYFSVGAQLNRPARGNIYVGFRSLEGPISSNILLASVNYRLSPKWVGSAGLSFDLSDNGYLGQSLSLTRIGESFLVTAAFNADQTRDNIGVMLYIEPRFLPKTRFGKRTGLEVPMAGQYGLE, encoded by the coding sequence ATGCATATAGTTGCCAATATCAATGGCAGTCTGTTGGCGGCGGCCGTGACCACCTGGTTGTGGTGCTTAGTGGGCCCATGGCAACCCGTTCTGGCGGAGATTCACTTTGCCCCCGCGGAGCAATTGGAAACGCCCATCACGATCTCGGCCCGGCAAGGCCAGCATTGGCGCGAGGGGGCTTATGAGGTTTGGTCTCTGGGGGGGGATTGCCAAATCACCCAGGGGGGAAATCGGGTGACGGGGAATGAACTGGTATTGTGGATAGAAAATGTCGGCACGCCCACACAGCCGCACTGGCGGATGATGGCGTATGCCGAAGGGCAGGTGACGCTCATTCGTGGTCCCGCCACGGGGACCGCGCAACCAACCCTGCAGCCCAGTGATCAGCAAACTACCGCCGCCTGGTTGGGGCGTTTTTCGTCCTGGCACGAGCCTAGGATACAAACGCAACTTGTGTCCGATTCCTCGCAGCGCAATCGGGTGGACCAGCCTCCGGGCCCGCAGCAGGGGAACGACAACCCAGCGGCATCCTCTCCAAAAGTCGCGTCCTCTGGTGGCTCGGCTGGTCAACTTCCCCGTCCCGCAATCTATGAACGCGCCTGGAATTATTGGGCGTTACCCGCAACCGGGACTGGGTCGAACCAACCGATTTTTCCGGCTCCCCCTGGTCCGCAAACGGGGCCGATTTTGCAACCCGCGGCAGAGGATGCCGTCACAGCCGACCCAGCCACGGAGCAGGCGATCCAACGCACACAATTCGCCGAATTCAACCCCGATCCGCGGCAGTTTCCCGTGACCGGGCCAGTGGCCACCTCCGCGGGTCCGCGGCGGGTGCAGTTTTTTCCCCGCAGCGCGGTGCCGTTACAGATCGACTTTCAGCAAAGCCCGGGGGGCGTGGAAAATATATTGACGATCAACTCTGGCGTGCAGGTCCGAATCGATGGCGTGGCGGGGACAAACCCCGCATTGGGTAATTTGGGGACGATCGACCTGTCAGCGGATCGAGTGGTGGTCTGGTATCAGGGGAACTTGGCGGAGGCCGGGGATGGCTTGACGCAGGCGGGGGACGCGCCTTTGGAGATTTACCTGGAAGGGGATATTGTCTTTCGCGAAGGGGACCGAGTCATCTATGCTCAGGCCATGTATTACAACGTGCGGTTGCGCAATGGCGTGATCCTAAACGCCGAATTGCTCACGCCGGTGCGGAATTACGCCGGGCTGGTGCGCTTGCGGACGAACGTGCTGCGGCAACTGGACGAATCCCGCTTTGCCGCCGAAGGGGCGTCGCTAACGACCAGCCGCCTGGCCATGCCAACGTATGAATTTCGCGCGGGGGAATTGACGATTGTGGACAATCAAGTGCCGCTGCTTGATCCGCGCACGGGACAACCGGCCATCAACGCGCTCACGGGGGAGCAATTAGTCGATCATCAGCAGCAGGTCACCAGCACCAATAACGTCGTGCTGGCGGGGGGAGTACCGGTTTTTTACTGGCCACGACTGGTCACCGACCTGGAAAATCCCACCTACTTTGTCGAGGACGTGAACATTGGCAACGACCAGGTCTTTGGCACGTATGGCACGGTGACCTTTAACGCTTATCAAATATTTGGCATCTCACGTCCGCCGGAGGGGACGGATTGGGAATTTGACCTGGGCTATATGAGCGAACGGGGATTTAACGCGGGGACGCGTTTTACCTACAGCCAGGACTTTTTATTCGGCCAAGAGGCGCCGGTCTTTGGTCTGTTTGACGCGTTTTATGTCGATGATAGCGGGTTGGATACGCTGGGGACGGATCGCGTGGGTCTGATTCCAGAAGAAGACCAGCGCTATCGCCTGTTGGGCAAGCATCGACAACTGCTGGACAACGGCTGGCAAGTCACGGCGGAATTGGGGCTAATTTCCGATCGAAATTTTTTGGAGCAATACTTTGAGCGGGAATGGGACGATCAAAAGGACCAAATCACCGGTATTGAACTTAAGCGTACATTTGATAACCAGTCGCTGGCACTGGCGGTCGATTATAATCCCAACGACTTCTTCCTGCGAACGTCGCAACTGCCTCGGCTGGACTACTTTGCCCTGGGGCAGTCGTTGTGGGAGGACCGCCTGACGACCTATGGGCATGTGACGGGGGGCTACACGCAACAGCGCAGGGCGACGACCCCCACCGCGCCGCAAGATGCCGCCACGTTCAGCCCGCTACCGTACGAGGCGGACACCAATGGCGAGCGGTTTGCCTGGCGGCAGGCGCTGGAATATCCGCTGGCCGTGGGAGATATCAAAGTTGTCCCATTTATCCTGGGGGAGGCGGCGCACTGGGGCGAAGACCTCAGCGGCAACGACCTGCAGCGGGTGTACGGTCAGGCGGGCGTGCGAACCACGCTGCCATTCTGGGCCCTCTATCCCGAGGTGGAAAGCGAACTATTTAACGTGCATGGCCTGGCGCATAAGGTCAACTTTGACATGGAATATTCTTACACGGATAGCAGCCAAAATGTCGAGGAATTACCGCTATACGACGAAATCGACGATGACAACGTGCAGCATTTTCGGCGACGGCTGGCGTTTCAAGATTTTGGCGGACCGGCGCCGGTGCCAGCCCGCTTTGACGAGCGCTTTTATGGCGTGCGGCGGGGCCTGCAGGATAACGTGACCGGGCCGATCGAGATCGTGGACGACCTGTCCGTCGCGCGGCTGGGTCTGCGCCAACGCTGGCAAACCAAACGTGGTCCCCCCGCCAACCGGCGCATCATCGATTATGTCATTTTGGACACCCATTTTGAGCTTTTCCCCGATGATGACCAAAACTTTGGTGAAACGGCGGGGCTGCTGGACTATGACTTTCGCTGGCATGTCGGCGACCGGGTCACGCTGATGTCCAGTGGCGCGGCGGACTTTTTTGGCGATGGCCAGCGATACTTTAGCGTGGGAGCGCAGCTCAACCGTCCCGCGCGGGGAAATATCTATGTTGGGTTTCGATCGTTGGAAGGACCGATCAGCAGCAATATCCTCTTGGCCAGCGTCAATTACCGCCTCAGCCCCAAATGGGTCGGCTCCGCCGGGCTGAGCTTTGATCTGAGCGATAATGGGTATCTGGGCCAGTCGCTCAGCTTGACGCGCATCGGCGAATCGTTTTTGGTCACGGCGGCGTTCAACGCCGACCAAACCCGCGACAACATTGGCGTGATGCTGTACATTGAACCGCGCTTCTTGCCCAAGACGCGCTTTGGCAAGCGAACCGGCCTGGAGGTCCCGATGGCGGGCCAGTATGGGCTGGAGTGA
- the cbiE gene encoding precorrin-6y C5,15-methyltransferase (decarboxylating) subunit CbiE has protein sequence MTQHKVRIIGVGDDGLEGLTSKAREEITQAQVLLGSENTLALIPATTGQSRHVLHGNLTEIVDRINAAAGQRTVLLASGDPLFYGVARYLCDRLGKDRFEVLPHVSSMQMAFARVKESWEEAFLTNLNLHGLENALSKIRVADKVGLFTSEEFPPRVIAQTLLSNRLDYFYAYVCENLGSRDERVTQGELAEIARQDFSPLNVLILVRKPERPDRPIESGALRLFGNPDECFLQSRPKQGLLTPAEVRSVALAQLELSPHSVVWDVGAGSGSVAVEAANIANQGTVYAIEQDIEDHQLIVANAERFAVKNLRPVLGRAPEAWEKLPAPDAVFVGGSGREVARLVELVYERLQPGGRLVCNVGSIENLSSVHELLNRRVPDVRVWMINVARGVFQLERVRFDALNPTFLLAVTKPGK, from the coding sequence TTGACCCAACATAAGGTTCGCATTATTGGGGTTGGCGATGATGGCCTAGAGGGCCTGACCAGTAAAGCCCGCGAGGAAATCACGCAGGCGCAGGTGCTGTTGGGTTCGGAAAATACCCTCGCGCTCATCCCCGCCACCACCGGCCAAAGCCGCCACGTCCTGCATGGCAATCTGACCGAAATCGTCGATCGCATCAACGCCGCCGCGGGTCAGCGCACGGTTTTGCTGGCTAGTGGCGACCCCCTCTTTTATGGCGTCGCGCGGTATCTCTGCGACCGTCTGGGGAAGGACCGGTTCGAGGTTCTACCCCATGTCAGCTCCATGCAAATGGCTTTTGCACGGGTGAAGGAAAGCTGGGAAGAAGCGTTTCTTACCAACTTGAATCTGCATGGCCTGGAAAATGCGCTCTCCAAAATTCGCGTCGCGGATAAGGTGGGCCTGTTTACCAGCGAGGAATTTCCGCCGCGGGTCATCGCCCAAACGCTGTTGTCCAACCGGCTGGATTATTTTTACGCGTATGTGTGCGAGAACCTGGGTTCCCGCGACGAGCGCGTGACTCAGGGGGAATTGGCGGAGATCGCCCGGCAGGACTTTTCACCGCTCAACGTGTTAATTCTGGTCCGCAAGCCGGAACGCCCCGACCGGCCAATTGAATCCGGCGCGTTGCGGCTGTTTGGCAATCCCGATGAATGTTTTTTGCAATCGCGGCCCAAGCAAGGATTATTGACTCCCGCCGAGGTGCGGTCGGTCGCGCTCGCGCAGCTAGAGTTATCACCCCATAGCGTGGTTTGGGATGTGGGGGCGGGAAGCGGGTCGGTCGCGGTGGAAGCGGCTAATATCGCCAACCAGGGAACAGTTTACGCGATTGAGCAGGATATTGAGGATCATCAACTGATCGTGGCCAACGCCGAACGCTTTGCCGTCAAAAACCTGCGGCCCGTCTTGGGCCGCGCGCCCGAGGCCTGGGAAAAACTGCCCGCGCCCGACGCCGTGTTTGTCGGGGGGAGCGGACGCGAAGTGGCCCGTCTGGTCGAACTGGTCTATGAGCGGCTGCAACCTGGCGGGCGGCTGGTCTGCAATGTCGGTAGCATCGAAAATCTTTCCAGCGTGCATGAACTACTGAACCGCCGCGTGCCGGACGTGCGGGTCTGGATGATCAATGTGGCGCGCGGGGTGTTTCAACTAGAACGGGTCCGCTTTGACGCGCTGAATCCCACGTTTTTGTTGGCGGTGACAAAACCGGGAAAGTGA
- a CDS encoding site-2 protease family protein has translation MFLTEPARTNYDLHFRLAGIPVRVHPLFWVFTLMMGLTGDARPMPVLIWLVAVFVSILVHELGHALAIRYYGWRPSITLYAFGGLASYNPADDLGYDPDFVLGEQAWRVRSLTSELVILFAGPGAGFLLAATIIMAVNLWGMATGGDIGVLFFYDPATLIGTFVTGLFHLEPLLYLLNDLLYINIFWGLLNLLPIFPLDGGQISQKLFYHYQGPRGLLWAAQLAIAACVAMVLFVLLRWNDEQRLFGMLMFGSLGFTNFQIYRGLKGLGDDIDSIHFGQPPRDRDRQPWESDDDDDRPSWR, from the coding sequence GTGTTCCTGACCGAACCCGCCCGCACCAACTACGATCTGCACTTTCGCCTGGCGGGAATTCCCGTGCGGGTGCATCCGCTGTTTTGGGTATTCACCCTGATGATGGGCCTGACGGGCGATGCCCGGCCGATGCCCGTGCTCATTTGGTTGGTGGCGGTTTTTGTGTCAATCCTGGTGCATGAATTGGGCCATGCGCTGGCGATCCGGTATTATGGCTGGCGGCCGTCCATCACGCTCTACGCCTTTGGGGGACTGGCCAGTTACAACCCCGCGGACGACCTGGGCTATGATCCGGATTTTGTCCTGGGGGAGCAAGCCTGGCGGGTCCGCAGCCTGACCAGCGAGTTGGTGATCTTATTTGCCGGGCCGGGGGCGGGCTTTTTGCTGGCGGCGACCATCATCATGGCGGTCAACCTGTGGGGAATGGCTACCGGCGGAGATATCGGGGTCTTATTTTTTTATGATCCCGCGACATTGATCGGCACCTTTGTCACCGGCCTGTTCCACCTGGAGCCGTTGCTTTATTTGCTGAACGACTTACTGTATATCAATATCTTTTGGGGACTATTAAATCTGTTGCCGATTTTCCCCTTGGACGGCGGGCAAATCTCGCAAAAACTGTTTTATCATTACCAAGGTCCGCGGGGACTGTTATGGGCGGCGCAACTGGCCATCGCCGCCTGCGTCGCCATGGTCCTTTTTGTGCTGCTGCGCTGGAATGACGAACAGCGTCTCTTTGGCATGCTGATGTTTGGCTCGCTGGGCTTTACCAACTTTCAGATTTATCGCGGGCTTAAAGGGTTGGGGGACGATATTGATTCCATTCATTTTGGCCAACCCCCGCGCGACCGTGACCGACAACCGTGGGAATCGGACGATGACGATGACCGGCCAAGCTGGCGGTAA
- a CDS encoding iron-sulfur cluster assembly accessory protein, whose translation MALKITERAAQEVNKIMDDQQMDKSQTLLRVGVAAGGCSGFSYALGFDTKFDEKADSKSVQHGVNVVVDKKSALYLDATTVDFYEGLEKRGFTFDNPTATKSCGCGSSFQS comes from the coding sequence ATGGCTTTAAAAATTACCGAACGGGCCGCCCAAGAAGTCAATAAAATCATGGACGACCAGCAAATGGATAAATCGCAAACTTTGCTGCGCGTGGGCGTGGCTGCCGGCGGTTGCAGCGGATTTTCCTATGCGCTGGGTTTTGATACCAAATTTGATGAAAAAGCGGACAGCAAGTCGGTCCAGCATGGCGTCAATGTGGTGGTGGACAAAAAAAGCGCTTTGTACTTGGATGCGACAACCGTTGATTTTTACGAAGGTCTGGAAAAGCGCGGGTTTACCTTTGATAACCCCACCGCGACAAAAAGCTGTGGTTGCGGTAGTTCGTTCCAAAGCTAG
- a CDS encoding RluA family pseudouridine synthase, producing the protein MMRLSECFELPRLSLTRMPHNQLPPPRIIHEDNHLLVLDKPAGWTVQGAAPGQPSLVDWAKADLKRRYHKPGNVYLGVVSRLDQVTSGVIVLARTSKAAARLSSQFANRETEKTYWAILEGRVRPPSGEWRDWLIKNDQRQRMEVTSPHTPHADEAVLRYETRRELTLPGGQAATWLEITLLTGRKHQIRVQASQRTWPIWGDHKYGGTRAFARESIALHARRLTLTHPTTGARLMWTAELPVSWRMFGDIS; encoded by the coding sequence ATGATGCGTCTATCCGAGTGCTTTGAATTACCCAGGCTCTCGCTAACCCGCATGCCCCATAACCAACTCCCGCCGCCCCGCATCATCCACGAGGACAACCATTTGTTGGTCCTGGACAAGCCCGCGGGATGGACGGTTCAAGGAGCCGCGCCTGGACAACCATCGCTGGTCGATTGGGCAAAGGCCGACCTCAAACGCCGCTATCATAAACCTGGAAATGTCTACCTGGGCGTGGTTAGCCGCCTGGATCAAGTGACCAGCGGCGTCATTGTGCTGGCCCGCACATCCAAAGCCGCCGCCCGGTTAAGCAGTCAGTTTGCCAACCGTGAAACAGAAAAAACATATTGGGCGATCCTCGAAGGCCGGGTGCGACCCCCCAGCGGCGAATGGCGGGACTGGCTGATAAAAAACGACCAGCGACAGCGGATGGAGGTAACTTCACCGCACACACCCCACGCGGATGAAGCCGTGTTACGTTATGAAACAAGGCGTGAATTGACTCTGCCGGGGGGCCAAGCGGCGACCTGGCTGGAAATTACTCTCTTGACCGGGCGCAAGCATCAAATCCGGGTCCAAGCCAGCCAGCGAACTTGGCCCATCTGGGGGGATCATAAATATGGCGGCACGCGGGCATTTGCCCGTGAATCGATTGCCCTGCATGCTCGGCGGTTGACGCTGACACATCCCACGACTGGCGCGCGATTGATGTGGACGGCGGAACTACCCGTTAGTTGGCGGATGTTTGGCGACATATCCTAG
- the recA gene encoding recombinase RecA, translated as MVALKNPPAKSKDPMAKKDKDAVKDADAKGKQSAKSKDSNGKEGQKSISEVNSALKNTIALIEKEFGEGSIMPLGNDGHLAVEGIGTGSLSLDIALGGFGLPRGRVIEIFGPESSGKTTLALHVIARSQKMGGIAAFIDAEHALDPSWAKKLGVELETLLVSQPSSGEEAMNICEMLVKSNAVDVIVIDSVAALVPQKELDGDMGDSHVGLQARLMSQALRKLTAVINKSKTTVIFINQIREKIGVMFGSPETTTGGRALKFYSSCRIDVRRIGQLKDGENVVGQRVKAKVVKNKVAPPFRVAEFDMMHTNGISYEGDVLDLAMNAKLIVRSGAWFRYGEVHLGQGREKVRQYLVDNPAITEELKEKILAAGIDAVATAESGGGGEE; from the coding sequence ATGGTCGCCCTCAAAAATCCACCCGCCAAATCCAAAGATCCCATGGCTAAAAAAGACAAAGACGCCGTTAAGGATGCCGACGCCAAAGGCAAGCAATCCGCCAAATCAAAAGACAGCAACGGCAAAGAAGGACAAAAATCCATCTCCGAGGTCAATTCCGCTCTCAAAAACACCATCGCGCTCATCGAAAAAGAGTTCGGCGAAGGGTCCATCATGCCCCTGGGAAATGACGGCCACTTGGCGGTGGAAGGGATCGGCACCGGCAGCTTGTCGCTGGATATCGCGCTTGGGGGGTTTGGCCTGCCGCGGGGCCGCGTCATCGAGATTTTTGGCCCGGAATCCAGCGGCAAGACCACCCTGGCCCTGCACGTCATCGCCCGCTCGCAAAAAATGGGGGGCATCGCGGCGTTTATCGACGCCGAACACGCCCTTGACCCCAGTTGGGCCAAAAAACTAGGCGTGGAGCTAGAAACACTCTTGGTCAGCCAGCCCAGCAGCGGCGAAGAGGCTATGAATATTTGTGAAATGCTGGTGAAATCCAACGCGGTGGATGTGATTGTGATTGACTCCGTCGCGGCCCTGGTCCCGCAAAAGGAACTGGACGGCGATATGGGAGATTCGCATGTGGGCCTACAGGCCCGCCTGATGAGCCAGGCCCTGCGCAAGCTGACCGCCGTCATCAACAAGTCCAAGACCACGGTCATTTTTATCAACCAAATCCGCGAAAAAATCGGCGTCATGTTCGGCAGTCCCGAGACCACGACCGGCGGCCGCGCGCTCAAGTTTTACTCTAGCTGCCGGATTGACGTTCGGCGGATTGGCCAGCTTAAGGATGGGGAAAACGTGGTAGGCCAGCGGGTCAAAGCCAAAGTGGTCAAGAACAAAGTCGCCCCGCCGTTCCGCGTCGCTGAGTTTGACATGATGCACACCAACGGAATCAGTTACGAAGGAGATGTGCTGGATCTGGCCATGAACGCCAAGCTGATCGTGCGCAGCGGAGCTTGGTTTCGGTATGGAGAGGTCCACCTGGGCCAGGGACGCGAGAAAGTCCGCCAATACCTGGTGGATAACCCCGCCATCACCGAAGAACTAAAGGAAAAAATCCTGGCGGCCGGGATCGACGCGGTTGCCACCGCCGAGAGTGGCGGCGGCGGAGAAGAGTAG